A single window of Vigna unguiculata cultivar IT97K-499-35 chromosome 1, ASM411807v1, whole genome shotgun sequence DNA harbors:
- the LOC114191934 gene encoding uncharacterized protein LOC114191934 produces the protein MSPSLSATPIITSAKLNWKNYSSWSASVELWFLGQGYHDHLEKEVSNISEEEKPKWQKLDFQLCAVLWQSVEQEVLDILRPYKTCFSFWKRAQDIFANDIQRLFDATQRVASLKQINHDMVSHIGKARAAVEELKSFFVADSLEDINKKLDKFYMVLILRSLHSTFDHVRDQVLAGDQIPSMDNLVTRLLRVPTLVKDESSTDVFETSAMVAPRGRGGGRSNRGGRGGRSGHPQCSYCNRMGHTQDKCYSLHGFPDKAAHVSKSDHSESRISDEEYQEFLRYKSEKSNNPGPSSSMSTACISQSVEGLSPWILDSGTWYGSSDWRRT, from the exons ATGTCTCCCTCTCTATCAGCTACTCCTATTATTACCTCTGCGAAACTGAACTGGAAAAATTACTCCTCTTGGTCAGCTTCGGTGGAGTTGTGGTTTCTTGGTCAAGGTTATCATGATCATCTTGAAAAAGAGGTCTCTAATATTTCAGAGGAAGAGAAACCTAAGTGGCAGAAATTGGATTTTCAGTTGTGTGCTGTTTTATGGCAATCAGTTGAGCAAGAGGTCTTAGACATTTTGAGACCTTACAAGACATGTTTCTCTTTTTGGAAAAGGGCACAAGATATTTTTGCTAACGACATTCAACGCCTCTTTGATGCAACTCAAAGAGTAGCCTCActcaaacaaatcaatcatgatATGGTTTCTCATATAGGAAAGGCTAGGGCTGCAGTAGAAGAATTGAAGAGTTTTTTTGTGGCTGATTCATTAGAAGATATCAACAAAAAACTTGATAAGTTTTACATGGTCTTAATTCTGAGGAGCCTACACTCGACTTTTGATCATGTGCGTGATCAAGTTTTAGCCGGTGATCAAATCCCTTCGATGGACAACTTAGTTACTAGACTTCTTCGTGTACCTACATTGGTCAAAGATGAAAGTTCAACTGATGTTTTTGAAACATCAGCAATGGTAGCACcacgaggaagaggaggaggtcGGAGCAACCGTGGAGGACGTGGTGGTCGAAGTGGGCATCCTCAATGCTCATATTGTAATAGAATGGGCCATACCCAAGACAAGTGTTATTCCTTACATGGTTTTCCCGATAAAGCTGCTCATGTGTCCAAGTCTGATCATTCAGAATCTAGAATTTCTGATGAAGAGTACCAAGAATTCTTGAGGTACAAATCTGAGAAATCCAACAATCCTGGCCCATCCTCTTCAATGTCAACTGCATGCATCTCTCAATCTGTGGAAGGTCTTAGTCCATGGATTCTTGACTCAG GAACATGGTACGGGTCGTCTGATTGGAGAAGGACATGA